A window of the Streptomyces albireticuli genome harbors these coding sequences:
- the kdpF gene encoding K(+)-transporting ATPase subunit F encodes MTAENVVGLVVAVALLGYLILALVFPERF; translated from the coding sequence GTGACCGCCGAGAACGTCGTCGGCCTGGTCGTGGCCGTCGCCCTGCTGGGCTACCTGATCCTCGCCCTCGTTTTCCCGGAGAGGTTCTGA
- a CDS encoding DUF3710 domain-containing protein: protein MFGRRRKRSEDAVDRIDDVTSDESAEDTLADESVTDTAAASRVRLEPEPRPDGPWDLSEVREAGEGRVDLGGLFVPGVEGMELRVEVAGDAIVAATVVLRDSAVQLQAFAAPKREGIWHEVREEIASGITQQGGVVDETQGPLGWELRAQVPVALPDGTQGVQLVRFVGCDGPRWFLRGVISGQGAVQPQTAGLLEQIFKDTVVVRGDSPMAPRDPIVLKLPDDAQMVAEGLQQDDSEGSRFAGGVERLERGPEISEIR from the coding sequence GTGTTCGGTCGTCGCCGCAAGCGCAGCGAGGACGCCGTCGATCGTATCGACGACGTGACCTCCGATGAGTCGGCAGAGGACACCCTCGCCGACGAGTCCGTGACGGACACCGCGGCCGCGAGCCGGGTCCGGCTGGAGCCGGAACCGCGCCCCGACGGGCCGTGGGACCTCTCCGAGGTGCGGGAGGCCGGCGAGGGCCGGGTCGACCTCGGTGGACTGTTCGTGCCCGGTGTCGAGGGCATGGAGCTGCGGGTCGAGGTCGCCGGCGACGCGATCGTCGCCGCGACGGTCGTGCTGCGCGACAGCGCCGTACAGCTCCAGGCGTTCGCCGCTCCCAAGCGCGAGGGCATCTGGCACGAGGTGCGCGAGGAGATCGCGTCGGGCATCACCCAGCAGGGCGGTGTCGTCGACGAGACGCAGGGCCCGCTCGGCTGGGAGCTGCGGGCGCAGGTGCCGGTGGCGCTGCCGGACGGCACGCAGGGCGTGCAGCTCGTCCGCTTCGTCGGCTGCGACGGCCCGCGCTGGTTCCTGCGCGGGGTGATCTCCGGCCAGGGCGCGGTGCAGCCGCAGACCGCGGGCCTGCTGGAGCAGATCTTCAAGGACACCGTCGTCGTGCGCGGCGACTCCCCGATGGCGCCGCGCGACCCGATCGTGCTGAAGCTGCCGGACGACGCCCAGATGGTGGCCGAGGGCCTCCAGCAGGACGACTCCGAGGGCTCCCGGTTCGCCGGTGGCGTGGAGCGCCTGGAGCGCGGTCCGGAGATCTCCGAGATTCGCTAG
- the dut gene encoding dUTP diphosphatase: protein MSHAPSGAPVDVLIRRVDPEVPIPAYGHPGDAGCDLVTTEAAELPPGERMVLPTGISIALPDGYAAFVHPRSGLAARCGVSMVNAPGTIDAGYRGEIKVIVVNLDPRETVRFERFDRIAQLVVQQVEKVRFHEVAELPGSARAEGGFGSTGGHAAVGNGFASVVSDREGQ, encoded by the coding sequence ATGAGTCATGCGCCCAGCGGCGCACCCGTCGACGTGCTGATCCGCCGGGTGGACCCCGAGGTCCCGATCCCGGCGTACGGGCACCCCGGCGACGCCGGCTGCGACCTGGTGACCACCGAGGCCGCCGAGCTGCCCCCGGGGGAGCGCATGGTGCTGCCCACCGGGATCTCCATCGCGCTGCCCGACGGGTACGCGGCGTTCGTGCACCCGCGTTCGGGTCTCGCCGCCAGGTGCGGGGTGTCCATGGTGAATGCCCCGGGGACCATCGATGCCGGGTACCGTGGAGAGATCAAGGTGATCGTGGTCAATCTGGACCCGCGGGAGACCGTCCGGTTCGAGAGGTTCGACCGCATCGCCCAACTGGTCGTCCAGCAGGTCGAGAAGGTCCGCTTCCACGAGGTGGCGGAGCTTCCGGGCTCGGCACGGGCCGAAGGGGGCTTCGGGTCCACCGGTGGCCACGCTGCCGTGGGGAATGGATTCGCTTCGGTCGTAAGCGACCGGGAAGGACAGTGA
- a CDS encoding PaaI family thioesterase produces MSGRTTALTPPDGAEPPVRHPDAPAPGEAIGAHYEHCFGCGGGVAHGLHLEARAGEGVSVTAEFRVKEAHQGAPGLAHGGVLATALDETLGSLGWLLRVIAVTGRLETDYVQPVPVGTVLHLDAAVHAVHGRKIYATATGRIGGPEGPVAVRASAVFIEVKIDHFIENGRPAEIQAALADPDQVKVARAFEVNP; encoded by the coding sequence GTGAGTGGAAGAACGACAGCGCTGACGCCGCCGGACGGTGCCGAGCCGCCGGTGCGGCACCCCGACGCGCCCGCGCCCGGAGAGGCCATCGGGGCGCACTACGAACACTGCTTCGGCTGCGGCGGAGGCGTCGCGCACGGCCTGCACCTGGAGGCCCGCGCGGGCGAGGGCGTGAGCGTCACCGCGGAGTTCCGCGTCAAGGAGGCGCACCAGGGCGCCCCCGGCCTCGCGCACGGCGGGGTGCTGGCCACCGCGCTGGACGAGACGCTCGGCTCGCTGGGCTGGCTGCTGCGGGTGATCGCGGTGACCGGCCGGCTGGAGACGGACTACGTCCAGCCCGTGCCGGTGGGCACCGTGCTGCACCTGGACGCCGCCGTGCACGCGGTGCACGGCCGTAAGATCTACGCCACGGCCACCGGCCGGATCGGCGGTCCCGAGGGCCCCGTCGCGGTGCGCGCGTCGGCGGTGTTCATCGAGGTCAAGATCGACCACTTCATCGAGAACGGCCGTCCCGCCGAGATCCAGGCCGCCCTGGCCGACCCCGACCAGGTGAAGGTCGCGCGAGCTTTTGAGGTGAATCCATGA
- a CDS encoding DUF3093 domain-containing protein: MQGYEERLTAPRSWWFIAVLAGIAMGLIMLPLGPVPLVGGLVGGGALAAVAVSAYGSARIRLAGGALLAGDARIPVEALGRAEVLDAEEALAWRTHKADPRAFMLLRGYVPTAVRIEITDPSDPTPYVYLSTRSPERLTAALAAVRA, translated from the coding sequence ATGCAGGGTTACGAAGAACGCCTCACCGCGCCCCGTTCCTGGTGGTTCATCGCGGTTCTCGCCGGGATCGCCATGGGGCTGATCATGCTCCCGCTGGGCCCGGTGCCGCTGGTCGGCGGGCTCGTCGGCGGCGGCGCGCTGGCCGCGGTGGCCGTGAGCGCCTACGGGTCGGCGCGGATCCGCCTGGCGGGCGGCGCGCTGCTGGCGGGCGACGCGCGGATCCCGGTCGAGGCGCTGGGACGGGCGGAGGTCCTGGACGCGGAGGAGGCCCTCGCCTGGCGCACGCACAAGGCCGACCCCCGTGCCTTCATGCTGCTGCGTGGCTATGTGCCCACCGCGGTGCGGATCGAGATCACCGATCCGTCCGACCCGACGCCTTACGTCTATCTCTCCACGCGCTCTCCCGAGCGTCTGACGGCCGCTCTCGCGGCCGTGCGGGCCTGA
- a CDS encoding DUF4193 domain-containing protein yields MATDYDTPRKTDDDVNEDSIEELKARRNDKSASTVDVDDFEAAEGLELPGADLSNEELSVRVLPRQADEFTCMSCFLVHHRSQLAREKNGQPICRDCD; encoded by the coding sequence ATGGCAACGGACTACGACACCCCACGCAAGACCGACGATGACGTCAACGAGGACAGCATCGAGGAACTCAAGGCACGGCGGAACGACAAGTCGGCGTCGACGGTCGACGTGGACGACTTCGAGGCCGCGGAGGGCCTGGAGCTGCCCGGCGCGGACCTCTCCAACGAGGAGCTGTCCGTCCGGGTCCTGCCCCGGCAGGCCGACGAGTTCACCTGCATGAGCTGCTTCCTCGTGCACCACCGCAGCCAGCTGGCCCGCGAGAAGAACGGCCAGCCGATCTGCCGCGACTGCGACTGA
- a CDS encoding sensor histidine kinase — MPSTPPAAPAPPAGSRPTPPKPSWDPRQPVVRPFPWLRPTIRIRLTLLYGGMFLMAGVLLLTIIYLLAADALSQGNELPFRIVNAQVQTSGTCGYLRSTNDSDVFMDGLRQCMAHQRAMALDSLLKRSLLALLGLAVIAFAFGYAMAGRVLSPLGKMTRTARRVAATDLSRRIELGGPEDELKELSDTFDEMLDRLERAFTAQQRFVANASHELRTPLAINRTLLEVHLSDPGAPIELQQLGKTLLATNERSEQLVEGLLLLARSDNEIVDRKPVDLAEVATRALDQARAEAQGKGVELRGTQEPAVVQGNGVLLERIALNLVQNAVRYNTDDGWVEVTTQAMPGHALLVVENTGPVVPAYELDNIFEPFRRLRTERTGSDKGVGLGLSIVRSVARAHGGRITAESREGGGLIMRVVLPT, encoded by the coding sequence GTGCCCTCCACACCCCCCGCCGCCCCGGCCCCGCCGGCCGGCTCCCGGCCCACGCCGCCCAAGCCCAGCTGGGACCCCCGCCAGCCGGTCGTACGGCCGTTCCCCTGGCTGCGCCCGACCATCCGGATACGCCTCACGCTGCTGTACGGCGGGATGTTCCTGATGGCCGGGGTGCTGCTGCTGACGATCATCTACCTGCTGGCGGCGGACGCCCTCAGCCAGGGCAACGAGCTGCCGTTCCGGATCGTCAACGCACAGGTCCAGACGAGCGGCACGTGCGGCTACCTCCGCTCCACCAATGACAGCGACGTCTTCATGGACGGCCTGCGCCAGTGCATGGCGCACCAGCGCGCCATGGCCCTCGACAGCCTCCTCAAGCGCTCCCTGCTCGCCCTGCTCGGCCTCGCTGTGATCGCCTTCGCCTTCGGCTACGCCATGGCCGGCCGGGTCCTCTCGCCCCTGGGCAAGATGACCCGGACCGCCCGCCGGGTCGCCGCCACGGACCTCTCCCGGCGGATCGAACTGGGTGGGCCGGAGGACGAGTTGAAGGAGCTCTCGGACACCTTCGACGAGATGCTCGACCGGCTGGAGCGGGCCTTCACCGCGCAGCAGCGGTTCGTGGCCAACGCCTCGCACGAGCTGCGGACCCCACTGGCGATCAACCGCACGCTGCTGGAGGTCCACCTCTCCGACCCCGGTGCCCCTATAGAGCTCCAGCAGCTCGGCAAGACGCTGCTGGCCACCAACGAGCGCAGCGAGCAGCTCGTGGAGGGGCTGCTGCTGCTCGCCCGCAGCGACAACGAGATCGTGGACCGCAAGCCCGTGGATCTCGCCGAGGTGGCCACCAGGGCGCTGGACCAGGCCCGTGCGGAGGCGCAGGGCAAGGGCGTGGAGCTGCGGGGCACCCAGGAGCCCGCGGTCGTCCAGGGCAACGGGGTGCTCCTGGAGCGCATCGCGCTGAACCTGGTGCAGAACGCCGTGCGCTACAACACCGACGACGGCTGGGTGGAGGTCACCACCCAGGCCATGCCGGGCCACGCCCTGCTGGTGGTCGAGAACACCGGCCCGGTCGTCCCGGCGTACGAGCTGGACAACATCTTCGAGCCGTTCCGCCGGCTGCGCACGGAGCGCACCGGGAGCGACAAGGGGGTGGGTCTCGGCCTGTCGATCGTGCGCTCCGTGGCACGTGCCCACGGGGGCCGGATCACGGCCGAATCACGCGAGGGAGGCGGGTTGATCATGAGAGTGGTGCTGCCTACCTGA
- a CDS encoding response regulator transcription factor — protein sequence MRVLVVEDEQLLADAVATGLRREAMAVDVVYDGAAALERIAVNDYDVIVLDRDLPVVHGDDVCRKVVELGMPTRVLMLTASGDVSDRVEGLEIGADDYLPKPFAFSELTARVRALGRRTTVALPPVLERAGIKLDPNRREVFREGREVQLAPKEFAVLEVLMRSEGAVVSAEQLLEKAWDENTDPFTNVVRVTVMTLRRKLGEPPVIVTVPGSGYRI from the coding sequence GTGCGCGTACTCGTCGTCGAGGACGAGCAGCTGCTCGCAGATGCCGTCGCCACCGGACTGCGCCGGGAGGCCATGGCCGTCGACGTCGTGTACGACGGGGCCGCGGCCCTGGAGCGCATCGCCGTCAACGACTACGACGTCATCGTGCTCGACCGCGACCTGCCCGTCGTCCACGGCGACGACGTCTGCCGCAAGGTCGTCGAGCTCGGCATGCCCACCCGCGTGCTGATGCTGACCGCCTCCGGCGACGTCAGCGACCGCGTGGAGGGCCTGGAGATCGGTGCCGACGACTACCTCCCGAAGCCCTTCGCCTTCAGCGAGCTGACCGCCCGTGTCCGGGCCCTCGGCCGCCGTACGACCGTGGCCCTGCCCCCGGTCCTGGAGCGGGCCGGGATCAAGCTCGACCCCAACCGCCGCGAGGTCTTCCGCGAGGGCCGCGAGGTCCAGCTCGCGCCGAAGGAGTTCGCCGTCCTGGAGGTCCTCATGCGCAGCGAGGGCGCCGTCGTCTCGGCCGAGCAGCTGCTGGAGAAGGCCTGGGACGAGAACACCGACCCGTTCACCAACGTCGTCCGGGTCACCGTCATGACCCTGCGCCGCAAGCTCGGCGAGCCCCCGGTCATCGTGACCGTGCCCGGCTCGGGATACCGGATCTGA
- a CDS encoding inositol monophosphatase family protein, whose translation MNPLKAELLSVALEAAARAGVLLRDGRPDDLGVAATKTSSIDVVTEMDLAAEKLITDFLAERRPADGVLGEEGASTTGTSGVRWVVDPIDGTVNYLYGLPSWAVSIAAEIDGETAVGVVAAPVRGETYRAVRGEGAFAGDRPLRVRPAPVFGQALIGTGFGYLTERRAAQAEVLRALLPEVRDIRRGGSAAIDLCDVACGRLDGYYERGLNPWDHAAGALIAEEAGALTGGRPGEPASGELTVAAPPGLFEPLQARLDALGAWRD comes from the coding sequence GTGAACCCCCTGAAGGCCGAACTCCTCTCCGTCGCCCTTGAGGCGGCCGCCCGCGCGGGCGTGCTGCTGCGCGACGGCCGCCCGGACGACCTGGGCGTGGCCGCCACCAAGACCAGCTCCATCGACGTCGTCACCGAGATGGACCTCGCCGCCGAGAAACTGATCACCGACTTCCTGGCCGAGCGCCGCCCCGCCGACGGGGTGCTGGGCGAGGAGGGCGCCAGCACCACCGGCACCAGCGGAGTGCGCTGGGTCGTCGATCCGATCGATGGCACGGTCAACTATCTGTACGGGCTGCCCTCCTGGGCCGTCTCCATCGCCGCCGAGATCGACGGCGAGACGGCCGTAGGCGTGGTCGCCGCCCCCGTACGCGGCGAGACGTACCGCGCGGTCCGCGGCGAGGGCGCCTTCGCCGGTGACCGCCCGCTGCGGGTCCGCCCCGCCCCCGTCTTCGGCCAGGCCCTGATCGGCACCGGCTTCGGCTACCTCACCGAGCGCCGCGCCGCCCAGGCCGAGGTGCTGCGCGCCCTCCTGCCCGAGGTGCGCGACATCCGCCGCGGCGGCTCGGCCGCCATCGACCTCTGCGACGTGGCCTGCGGCCGGCTCGACGGCTACTACGAGCGGGGCCTCAACCCCTGGGACCACGCGGCCGGCGCCCTGATCGCCGAGGAGGCGGGCGCCCTGACCGGCGGCCGGCCCGGCGAGCCCGCCTCGGGCGAGCTCACCGTCGCCGCCCCGCCCGGCCTCTTCGAACCGCTCCAGGCCCGTCTGGACGCCCTCGGGGCCTGGCGCGACTGA
- a CDS encoding ferrochelatase, which yields MSDQTADQPADQQAHPSAAAPYDALLLLSFGGPEGPDDVVPFLENVTRGRGIPRERLKEVGQHYFLFGGVSPINDQNRELLDALRKDFAEQGLDLPVHWGNRNWAPYLTDTLREMTAAGHRRVLTLATSAYASYSGCRQYRENLADALAALEAEGLTPPRVDKLRHYFNHPGFVRPMTDATLAALAALPEDVRAGAHLAFTTHSIPTAAADTSGPAEGHGDGGAYVAEHLDVARTIAEAVRAETGTEHPWRLVYQSRSGAPHIPWLEPDICDHLETLRGEGAPAVVMVPIGFVSDHMEVKYDLDTEATAKAAELGLPVARAATVGADPRFAAAVRELVLERAATERGERPERCALGALGPSHDLCPVGCCPARAPRPAAAGADSPYA from the coding sequence ATGTCGGACCAGACAGCAGACCAGCCAGCAGACCAGCAGGCACACCCGTCGGCAGCCGCGCCGTACGACGCCCTGTTGCTGCTCTCCTTCGGCGGCCCCGAGGGCCCGGACGACGTCGTCCCGTTCCTGGAGAACGTCACCCGGGGGCGCGGCATCCCCCGCGAGCGGCTCAAGGAGGTCGGGCAGCACTACTTCCTCTTCGGCGGCGTCAGCCCGATCAACGACCAGAACCGCGAGCTGCTCGACGCCCTGCGCAAGGACTTCGCCGAACAGGGCCTGGACCTGCCGGTCCACTGGGGCAACCGCAACTGGGCGCCGTACCTGACCGACACCCTGCGCGAGATGACGGCCGCCGGGCACCGCCGCGTGCTGACCCTGGCCACCAGCGCCTACGCCTCCTACTCCGGCTGCCGGCAGTACCGCGAGAACCTCGCGGACGCCCTCGCCGCCCTGGAGGCCGAGGGCCTGACCCCGCCGCGCGTCGACAAGCTGCGGCACTACTTCAACCACCCCGGCTTCGTCCGGCCCATGACCGACGCGACGCTCGCCGCGCTCGCCGCGCTGCCCGAGGACGTACGGGCCGGCGCGCACCTGGCCTTCACCACGCACTCCATCCCCACGGCCGCCGCGGACACCTCCGGGCCCGCCGAGGGCCACGGCGACGGCGGCGCCTACGTCGCCGAGCACCTCGACGTCGCCCGGACGATCGCCGAGGCGGTCCGTGCGGAGACCGGCACCGAGCACCCCTGGCGGCTCGTCTACCAGTCGCGCAGCGGCGCCCCGCACATCCCGTGGCTCGAACCCGACATCTGCGACCACCTGGAGACCCTGCGCGGCGAGGGCGCCCCCGCCGTCGTCATGGTCCCCATCGGCTTCGTCTCGGACCACATGGAGGTCAAGTACGACCTCGACACCGAGGCCACCGCCAAGGCCGCCGAGCTGGGTCTGCCCGTCGCCCGCGCCGCCACCGTGGGCGCCGACCCGCGCTTCGCCGCCGCCGTGCGCGAGCTGGTCCTGGAGCGCGCCGCCACCGAGCGCGGCGAGCGGCCCGAGCGCTGCGCCCTCGGCGCCCTCGGCCCCTCCCACGACCTCTGCCCCGTCGGCTGCTGCCCCGCCCGGGCCCCCCGCCCGGCCGCCGCCGGCGCCGACAGCCCGTACGCCTGA
- a CDS encoding MFS transporter, whose amino-acid sequence MPSSYRDIFAVPGATAFSAAGLLGRMPLSMLGIGIVTMISQVTGRYGLAGALSAALAVSAAVVGPQISRLVDRHGQRRVLRPAMLVAVASVAGLVLSTQQRWPDWTLFLFAACAGTTPSVGSMVRARWAAVYGGTRELHTAYAFESVVDEVCFIIGPILSIGLSTAWFPEAGPLLAAAFLAAGVWWLTAQRGTEPAPHPRGQHSGGSALRSRGLQVLVATFVAMGAIFGTVDVVTVAFAEDEGHKAMASLVLAVYALGSCLAGAVFGLLHLKSDMARRWLLGVCAMAVSMIPLQLVGSLPFLAVALFLAGLSIAPTMVTTMALVEQHVPRAQLTEGMTWTSTGLAVGVALGSSAAGWVVDAAGAEAGYAVAGVAGALAAAVAFLGYRRLREPAPQRPGPSVPQARGGAGAHDGDDDRGGDRDKGCVA is encoded by the coding sequence TTGCCCAGCTCCTACCGCGACATATTCGCCGTCCCCGGCGCCACGGCCTTCTCCGCCGCCGGGCTCCTCGGCCGGATGCCGCTCTCGATGCTGGGCATCGGCATCGTCACGATGATCTCCCAGGTCACCGGGCGGTACGGACTGGCCGGCGCGCTCTCCGCGGCGCTGGCGGTTTCGGCCGCCGTGGTCGGCCCGCAGATATCCCGGCTCGTCGACCGGCACGGACAGCGCCGGGTGCTGCGCCCGGCCATGCTGGTCGCCGTGGCCTCGGTGGCGGGGCTGGTGCTCAGCACCCAGCAGCGCTGGCCGGACTGGACGCTCTTCCTCTTCGCGGCCTGCGCGGGCACCACGCCGAGCGTGGGGTCGATGGTGCGGGCCCGCTGGGCGGCGGTCTACGGCGGCACCCGCGAGCTGCACACGGCATACGCCTTCGAGTCCGTGGTCGACGAGGTGTGCTTCATCATCGGGCCGATCCTGTCGATCGGGCTGTCCACGGCCTGGTTCCCGGAGGCCGGTCCCCTGCTGGCCGCCGCCTTCCTCGCGGCCGGCGTCTGGTGGCTGACGGCGCAGCGCGGCACCGAGCCCGCCCCGCACCCCCGCGGTCAGCACTCCGGGGGCTCCGCGCTGCGCTCGCGCGGCCTCCAGGTGCTGGTCGCGACGTTCGTCGCGATGGGCGCGATCTTCGGCACGGTCGACGTGGTGACGGTCGCCTTCGCCGAGGACGAGGGCCACAAGGCGATGGCGAGCCTGGTGCTCGCCGTGTACGCGCTGGGTTCCTGCCTGGCGGGCGCGGTCTTCGGACTGCTGCACCTGAAGAGCGACATGGCCCGCCGCTGGCTCCTGGGCGTGTGTGCGATGGCCGTGAGTATGATCCCCCTCCAACTGGTCGGGAGCCTGCCGTTCCTGGCCGTGGCGCTCTTCCTCGCGGGGCTGTCCATCGCGCCGACCATGGTGACGACGATGGCCCTCGTCGAGCAGCACGTACCGCGCGCGCAGCTGACCGAGGGCATGACCTGGACGAGCACGGGGCTCGCGGTCGGCGTGGCGCTGGGGTCGTCGGCCGCCGGCTGGGTGGTCGACGCCGCCGGCGCCGAGGCGGGGTACGCGGTGGCCGGTGTGGCGGGAGCGCTCGCGGCGGCGGTCGCGTTCCTGGGATACCGCCGGCTCCGGGAGCCGGCGCCGCAGCGGCCCGGTCCGTCCGTGCCGCAGGCAAGGGGAGGGGCTGGGGCACATGACGGGGACGACGACCGCGGCGGGGACCGCGACAAGGGGTGCGTGGCGTAA
- a CDS encoding D-arabinono-1,4-lactone oxidase: protein MTGTTTAAGTATRGAWRNWAGNVTARPARTVAPASTAELAAEVARAAADGLRVKAVGTGHSFTAAAATDGLLIRPDRLTGVRGVDRRAGTVTVAAGTTLRRLNAELAARGLSLANMGDIMEQTVSGAVSTGTHGTGRDSASLSAQVRALELVTADGSALRCSAGENPEVFAAARLGLGALGVISELTFAVEPSFLLRACEEPMGLGRVTAEFDQLVAENEHFEFFWFPHTHSCVTKRNNRSAGPASPPGRVSAWVEDELVSNGLFQAVCTAGRAVPAAVPGLARVAGRALSARTYTDDAYKVFTSPRRVRFVEMEYALPREATLAALAELRAMIERSRLRIGFPVEIRTAPADDIPLSTAHGRETAYIAVHMYRGAPYRAYFAAAERIMTAHGGRPHWGKLHGRDAEYLAGVYPRFGEFVALRDRLDAGRVFGNAYLRRVLGG from the coding sequence ATGACGGGGACGACGACCGCGGCGGGGACCGCGACAAGGGGTGCGTGGCGTAACTGGGCGGGGAACGTCACCGCCCGCCCCGCGCGGACCGTGGCACCGGCGAGCACGGCGGAGCTGGCGGCCGAGGTGGCGCGGGCCGCGGCGGACGGCCTGCGGGTCAAGGCCGTCGGCACGGGGCACTCCTTCACGGCGGCGGCCGCCACCGACGGCCTGCTGATCCGCCCCGACCGCCTCACCGGCGTCCGGGGCGTCGACCGGCGCGCCGGGACGGTGACGGTGGCCGCCGGCACCACGCTGCGCAGGCTCAACGCGGAGCTGGCCGCGCGGGGACTGTCGCTGGCCAACATGGGCGACATCATGGAGCAGACCGTCTCCGGGGCGGTCAGCACCGGCACCCACGGCACGGGCCGCGACTCGGCCTCGCTCTCCGCCCAGGTCAGAGCCCTGGAGCTGGTGACCGCCGACGGCTCGGCGCTCCGCTGCTCGGCGGGTGAGAACCCCGAGGTCTTCGCGGCGGCCCGGCTGGGCCTGGGCGCGCTGGGCGTGATCAGCGAGCTCACCTTCGCGGTGGAGCCCTCGTTCCTGCTCAGGGCCTGCGAGGAGCCGATGGGGCTGGGCCGGGTGACGGCCGAGTTCGATCAGCTCGTCGCCGAGAACGAGCACTTCGAGTTCTTCTGGTTCCCCCACACGCACAGCTGTGTCACCAAGCGCAACAACCGCAGCGCGGGTCCCGCGTCCCCGCCCGGCCGGGTCAGCGCCTGGGTCGAGGACGAGCTGGTCTCCAACGGACTCTTCCAGGCCGTCTGCACGGCCGGCCGCGCGGTGCCCGCGGCCGTGCCCGGCCTGGCCCGGGTGGCCGGCCGCGCCCTGTCCGCCCGCACCTACACCGACGACGCCTACAAGGTCTTCACCAGCCCGCGCCGCGTCCGCTTCGTGGAGATGGAGTACGCCCTGCCGCGCGAGGCCACGCTGGCGGCGCTGGCCGAACTCAGGGCGATGATCGAACGCTCGCGGCTGCGGATCGGCTTCCCCGTGGAGATACGGACCGCGCCGGCCGACGACATCCCGCTGTCCACGGCGCACGGCCGGGAGACGGCCTACATAGCGGTGCACATGTACCGGGGCGCGCCGTACCGCGCGTACTTCGCCGCGGCGGAGCGGATCATGACGGCGCACGGGGGGCGGCCGCACTGGGGGAAGCTGCACGGCCGCGACGCGGAGTACCTGGCGGGGGTGTATCCGCGGTTCGGGGAGTTCGTGGCGCTGCGGGACCGGCTGGATGCCGGGCGGGTGTTCGGGAACGCGTATCTGCGGCGGGTGCTGGGCGGGTGA
- the sepH gene encoding septation protein SepH — MTSAGTTREVPMPELRVVAVSNDGTRLVLKAADSTEYTLPIDERLRAAVRNDRARLGQIEIEVESHLRPRDIQARIRAGASAEEVAQLAGIPVERVRRFEGPVLAERAFMAERARKTPVRRPGENTGPPLGESVAERLVLRGAEKDSAQWDSWRRDDGTWEVLLVYRAAGEPRAASWSFDPPRRIVQAMDDEARALIGETDDTPEPSFPFVPRIARLPRDRPLDRSQDRTADRQSGGSDGDSDAATAEVPKERDSLTSLLEAVPSFRGDMVVPEPPSVAPVVAEEPDEEAEAVEPPAPAASAGAAYADVLMPRSVAGHRDRLTGTTDRQAEADGVRPGRRAAVPSWDEIVFGTRRKKQE; from the coding sequence GTGACGTCGGCAGGCACCACCCGGGAGGTCCCCATGCCCGAACTGCGTGTCGTGGCCGTCTCCAACGACGGCACACGGCTGGTGCTCAAGGCTGCGGACAGCACGGAGTACACCCTTCCCATCGACGAACGGTTGCGTGCGGCCGTACGTAACGACCGTGCTCGCCTGGGCCAGATCGAGATCGAGGTGGAGAGCCATCTCCGCCCCCGCGACATCCAGGCACGTATACGCGCAGGCGCCTCCGCCGAGGAGGTCGCCCAGCTCGCGGGCATCCCCGTGGAGCGCGTCCGCAGGTTCGAGGGCCCGGTGCTCGCCGAGCGCGCGTTCATGGCCGAGCGCGCCCGTAAGACGCCCGTAAGACGCCCCGGCGAGAACACCGGCCCCCCGCTCGGCGAGTCCGTGGCGGAGCGGCTGGTGCTGCGCGGCGCCGAGAAGGACAGCGCGCAGTGGGACTCCTGGCGGCGCGACGACGGCACCTGGGAGGTCCTACTCGTCTACCGGGCGGCAGGTGAGCCGCGGGCTGCGAGCTGGAGCTTCGACCCGCCGAGGCGGATCGTTCAGGCGATGGACGACGAGGCGCGGGCGCTCATCGGCGAGACCGACGACACGCCCGAGCCGAGCTTCCCCTTCGTGCCGCGCATCGCCCGGCTGCCCCGGGACAGGCCGCTGGACCGCAGCCAGGACCGGACTGCCGACAGGCAGTCCGGCGGCTCCGACGGTGACTCCGACGCCGCGACGGCGGAGGTGCCCAAGGAGCGGGATTCGCTGACGAGCCTGCTGGAGGCCGTGCCCAGCTTCCGCGGCGACATGGTCGTGCCCGAGCCGCCCTCGGTGGCCCCGGTGGTGGCCGAGGAGCCGGACGAGGAGGCGGAGGCCGTCGAGCCGCCGGCCCCGGCGGCCAGCGCGGGCGCGGCGTACGCCGATGTGCTGATGCCGCGGTCCGTGGCCGGTCACCGCGACCGGCTGACCGGCACGACGGACCGTCAGGCGGAGGCGGACGGCGTCCGGCCGGGCCGCCGGGCGGCGGTGCCCAGCTGGGACGAGATCGTCTTCGGCACACGCCGGAAAAAACAGGAATGA